The Candidatus Polarisedimenticolia bacterium genome window below encodes:
- a CDS encoding DUF349 domain-containing protein, translating into MGLLERLRPQPGWKDPDPKVRRAAVGQIADVALIVDLARTDPDPGVREEAQAALLSHALEGTDEAAGRKAVEAIEDARILLQIARQAAHEQASRAALSRLSEPKALASVARHGRHAAVRLEALARVVELPAADGVVRDELAAIALKSPHDDAALSALEHLTGSDRFGSSGESPAGDFLDAVAQHGKSRAAVRRARTILHERQAAGAAVRPPTDRRAQIRLCEKAEALARSGECETLSAEIAAIQDAWTDLVPRVDDDLDERFQAAMPKARERLRHNLTEREDRRRHAELLRARRERHIVPRILILETLESAEGDSLPRAIEDATWEWEHLGPLAGLRPDDPVDSEVLAEARGLEARFESARASGRTRFETWQQDRERHRLEEIDLAARQDKQRLREEAAQEKRDHLARLQKLCERAERLLKSAALSLGKAEPALREVRAVLDTMPPLPTRRDHDTLLERLKAIRAALAPRLQEARESDKWKRWANTNVQEELCARAEALLPIADPEEAARRLPDLLERWKTASVAEPDRAQALWQRFKTATDAVRARHESLLQERTDFKHALCEKAEALAASTDWIKTAEAIKGLQAEWKTAGTAARGQEKALWERFRRACDEFFTRRDQDRSKRKEEWAKNVESREALIARAESLAESTDWKPTAAEFKRLQAEWKTIGPARPSRSEALWRRFRAAGDRFFDRYKRREQIDRDMALAGREAICAEVEAFQMDVPAEGLLPRLEAAWDRWKKSPSLPDALAGPVGERFQAALDGLVVRNPEALKGTALDAETNRSRMEDLCVRLERLLPGGGPASADNLSPVTRLATMWREALASNTIGGKVAEEARQRADAEEVRKARDAWQRIGYAHENDRRTLGARFEQACRRLAPPPAAERGPAPSRPPRRTVASGKR; encoded by the coding sequence ATGGGCCTCTTAGAGCGCCTTCGGCCGCAGCCCGGCTGGAAGGATCCGGACCCGAAAGTGCGGCGGGCCGCCGTCGGCCAGATCGCGGATGTCGCCCTGATCGTCGATCTGGCGCGCACGGACCCCGATCCCGGCGTGCGGGAGGAGGCCCAGGCGGCGCTCCTGTCCCACGCCCTCGAGGGCACGGACGAGGCGGCCGGCCGGAAGGCGGTCGAGGCGATCGAGGATGCGCGGATCCTCCTTCAGATCGCGAGGCAGGCGGCCCACGAGCAGGCCAGCCGCGCCGCGCTGTCCCGCCTCTCGGAACCGAAGGCGCTCGCCAGCGTGGCGCGACACGGCCGGCATGCCGCCGTCCGGCTCGAGGCCCTGGCGCGGGTTGTCGAGCTTCCCGCGGCGGACGGCGTCGTGCGCGACGAGCTCGCCGCGATCGCCCTGAAGAGCCCGCACGATGACGCCGCCCTGTCGGCCCTGGAGCATCTGACCGGATCGGATCGCTTCGGATCGTCGGGCGAATCCCCCGCGGGCGACTTCCTGGACGCCGTCGCGCAGCACGGCAAGAGCCGCGCCGCCGTCAGGCGCGCCCGCACGATCCTGCACGAACGGCAGGCGGCCGGCGCCGCCGTCCGCCCCCCGACCGACCGGCGGGCGCAGATCCGCCTGTGCGAGAAGGCCGAGGCCCTCGCACGCTCGGGTGAGTGCGAGACGCTGTCCGCCGAAATCGCGGCGATCCAGGATGCCTGGACCGATCTGGTGCCCCGGGTGGACGACGATCTCGACGAGCGCTTCCAGGCGGCGATGCCGAAGGCGCGCGAGAGGCTGCGCCATAACCTGACGGAGCGGGAGGACCGGCGCCGCCACGCGGAGCTCCTGCGCGCCCGCCGCGAGCGGCACATCGTGCCGCGCATCCTGATCCTCGAGACGCTCGAATCAGCCGAAGGGGACAGCCTGCCGCGGGCGATCGAGGATGCCACCTGGGAGTGGGAGCACCTCGGCCCGCTCGCCGGCCTGCGGCCGGACGATCCGGTCGACTCCGAGGTCCTGGCCGAGGCGCGCGGCCTGGAAGCCAGGTTCGAGTCCGCGCGCGCTTCCGGACGGACCCGCTTCGAGACCTGGCAGCAGGATCGGGAGCGGCATCGTCTTGAGGAGATCGACCTCGCCGCCCGCCAGGACAAGCAGCGCCTCCGGGAGGAGGCGGCGCAGGAGAAGCGGGATCACCTGGCGCGGCTCCAGAAGCTGTGCGAGCGCGCCGAACGCCTGCTGAAGTCGGCCGCCCTGTCGCTCGGCAAGGCCGAGCCCGCGCTGCGTGAGGTGCGCGCCGTCCTCGACACTATGCCTCCGCTTCCTACGCGGCGCGACCACGACACGCTGCTCGAGCGCCTCAAGGCGATCCGCGCGGCGCTCGCCCCCCGGCTCCAGGAGGCGCGGGAGTCCGACAAGTGGAAGCGTTGGGCCAACACCAACGTGCAGGAGGAGCTGTGCGCCCGGGCCGAGGCGCTCCTCCCCATCGCCGACCCCGAGGAGGCCGCCCGCCGTCTTCCGGATCTCCTGGAGCGCTGGAAGACCGCGAGCGTCGCCGAGCCCGACAGGGCGCAGGCCCTGTGGCAGCGCTTCAAGACCGCGACCGATGCCGTGCGCGCCCGCCACGAGTCGCTCCTGCAGGAGCGCACCGACTTCAAGCACGCGCTGTGCGAGAAGGCCGAGGCGCTCGCCGCCTCCACCGACTGGATCAAGACGGCGGAGGCGATCAAGGGGCTTCAGGCCGAATGGAAAACCGCGGGAACGGCCGCCCGCGGCCAGGAGAAGGCGCTGTGGGAGCGCTTTCGGAGGGCCTGCGACGAGTTCTTCACCCGCCGCGACCAGGACCGCTCGAAGCGGAAGGAGGAGTGGGCGAAGAACGTGGAGAGCCGGGAGGCGCTCATCGCCCGCGCCGAGTCCCTGGCCGAGTCCACCGACTGGAAGCCCACGGCCGCCGAATTCAAGAGGCTCCAGGCGGAGTGGAAGACGATCGGCCCCGCCCGCCCGAGCCGCTCCGAGGCGCTCTGGCGGCGCTTCCGTGCCGCCGGCGATCGCTTCTTCGATCGGTACAAGCGCCGGGAGCAGATCGACAGGGACATGGCCCTGGCGGGGCGCGAAGCGATTTGCGCGGAGGTGGAGGCGTTCCAGATGGACGTCCCCGCCGAGGGGCTGCTGCCCCGTCTGGAGGCCGCCTGGGACCGCTGGAAGAAGAGCCCATCCCTGCCGGACGCTCTCGCCGGACCGGTCGGCGAGCGCTTCCAGGCGGCTCTCGACGGCCTGGTCGTCAGGAATCCGGAGGCCCTGAAGGGAACGGCGTTGGACGCAGAGACCAACCGGAGCAGGATGGAAGATCTGTGCGTCCGATTGGAGCGGCTCCTGCCGGGCGGCGGCCCCGCCTCGGCGGACAACCTCTCACCCGTGACCCGGCTGGCGACGATGTGGCGCGAGGCCCTCGCCTCCAACACCATCGGCGGCAAGGTCGCCGAAGAGGCCCGGCAGCGCGCCGACGCCGAAGAGGTCAGGAAGGCGCGCGATGCCTGGCAGAGGATCGGCTATGCGCACGAGAACGACCGCCGGACGCTCGGGGCGCGCTTCGAGCAGGCGTGCCGGCGCCTGGCGCCTCCGCCGGCGGCCGAGCGCGGCCCCGCCCCGTCCCGGCCGCCACGACGGACCGTCGCCTCGGGCAAGCGCTAG
- a CDS encoding MopE-related protein has product MPQSGSVWSRAQLSLSMVLWVAAGAARADAATLLDYQDEAAFRAAVVTPHTLENWDSFPAGRRITDQIPGVTISSPNSGLRNFIPIQVMTTGGAKSVPNVLGGGFARSTTKPPQAIVLEFAPTTAAFSFYLTDQDPAATNVTVRFELAGQTFVTRSVVNPHPSQAAPIFFGATSDTPIVRVTLTAGFKNGGQGGYEEFTIDNLFFGRSCPLDVTPPVCTGHPVEQGSTVVIAGTATDDQACDSGIASVALRPGGTNVSVSLDPAFQTGDPVAGFTAAQTDFSLDGQATVIATDGAGNTCALPVCFHALPGGPVVDQVVCCGDGFLLQVTNENNLPAGTAACSATLPGPSEPPFPPGYEPSPPEDPFPCRVLTIESPISGLTEMVYKKDAAFEPRLRLLFSRSTDGGLTFPPFTDVTTSVEPILTIVPDPTRVGGSVAWSPVKVACAIQGVVDCSSIDPTFDFDQDGYPLCPAAGSGILADCNDQIPTIHPGAAEICNGMDDDCDGLVDDGNPGGGQACQVAGGLGACATGTTACFEGHLVCNPSSEPTGEVCDGVDNDCDGAVDEGLGTITCGSGACVRTISACIGGIPQVCVPVEPGPEICNGVDDDCDGLIDEAYVFSGFGQPVEDDGSGVFHRRQVIPFKFSIRNCAGANVAGAFATIEVFFYRDGVVGNKVKDVTSPGQANTDNIYRYDAAGRQYIYNLGTLSLSINTSYVVRTRIDDGSVHDVIISIIK; this is encoded by the coding sequence TTGCCCCAATCGGGGTCTGTCTGGTCTAGAGCGCAGCTGTCCCTGTCCATGGTCCTGTGGGTGGCCGCCGGCGCCGCACGAGCGGACGCGGCGACCCTGCTCGACTACCAGGACGAGGCCGCATTTCGCGCGGCTGTCGTCACCCCGCACACCCTGGAGAACTGGGACTCCTTCCCGGCGGGCCGGCGGATCACCGATCAGATCCCGGGCGTGACGATTTCCTCCCCGAATTCGGGCCTCCGGAACTTCATCCCTATCCAGGTGATGACGACCGGAGGGGCCAAGTCGGTCCCCAACGTCCTGGGGGGCGGCTTCGCGCGGAGCACGACCAAGCCTCCGCAGGCGATCGTCCTGGAGTTCGCGCCGACCACCGCGGCCTTCTCCTTCTATCTGACCGACCAGGATCCGGCCGCCACCAACGTCACGGTCCGGTTCGAGCTCGCCGGCCAGACCTTCGTCACCCGTTCCGTCGTCAACCCGCACCCGAGCCAAGCGGCCCCCATCTTCTTCGGCGCCACCTCGGACACGCCGATCGTGAGGGTCACCCTGACGGCCGGGTTCAAGAACGGCGGCCAGGGCGGCTACGAGGAGTTCACGATCGACAACCTGTTCTTCGGCCGCTCCTGTCCGCTGGACGTCACGCCGCCCGTGTGCACCGGCCACCCGGTCGAGCAGGGGAGCACCGTGGTCATCGCCGGCACGGCGACCGACGACCAGGCGTGCGACTCCGGAATCGCCAGCGTGGCGCTGCGGCCGGGCGGGACGAACGTCTCCGTGAGCCTCGATCCGGCCTTCCAGACCGGGGATCCCGTCGCGGGCTTCACGGCGGCCCAGACCGACTTCTCCCTGGACGGGCAGGCGACGGTGATCGCCACCGACGGCGCGGGCAACACCTGCGCGCTGCCGGTCTGCTTCCATGCGCTGCCTGGCGGGCCGGTCGTGGACCAGGTCGTCTGCTGCGGCGACGGGTTCCTCTTACAGGTCACGAACGAGAACAACCTCCCGGCGGGGACCGCGGCGTGCAGCGCCACCCTGCCCGGTCCCTCGGAGCCCCCGTTCCCGCCGGGTTACGAGCCGTCTCCCCCCGAGGACCCCTTCCCGTGCCGGGTGCTCACGATCGAATCGCCGATCTCCGGCCTCACGGAGATGGTCTACAAGAAGGACGCGGCCTTCGAGCCGCGCCTGCGGCTCCTGTTCTCCCGATCGACCGACGGCGGGCTGACCTTCCCGCCGTTCACCGACGTCACCACCTCCGTCGAGCCGATCCTCACCATCGTTCCGGATCCCACCCGCGTCGGCGGGTCGGTGGCGTGGTCCCCTGTCAAGGTGGCCTGCGCGATCCAGGGAGTCGTCGACTGCTCGTCCATCGATCCGACGTTCGATTTCGACCAGGACGGCTACCCGCTTTGTCCCGCCGCGGGCTCGGGGATTCTGGCGGACTGCAACGATCAGATCCCGACCATCCATCCCGGCGCCGCGGAGATCTGCAACGGCATGGACGACGATTGCGACGGGCTCGTCGACGACGGCAACCCCGGCGGGGGCCAGGCATGCCAGGTCGCCGGGGGGCTGGGAGCCTGCGCCACCGGGACGACCGCCTGCTTCGAGGGGCACCTGGTCTGCAACCCGTCGAGCGAGCCGACCGGGGAGGTGTGCGACGGAGTCGACAACGACTGCGACGGCGCCGTGGACGAGGGACTGGGGACGATCACGTGCGGCAGCGGCGCCTGCGTCCGCACCATCAGCGCCTGCATCGGCGGAATCCCCCAGGTCTGCGTCCCGGTGGAGCCCGGACCTGAAATCTGCAACGGCGTGGACGACGATTGCGACGGCCTGATCGACGAGGCCTACGTCTTCTCCGGTTTCGGGCAGCCGGTGGAGGACGACGGCAGCGGCGTGTTCCACCGCAGGCAGGTGATCCCCTTCAAGTTCTCCATCCGCAATTGCGCGGGCGCGAACGTGGCGGGCGCGTTCGCCACGATCGAGGTGTTTTTCTATCGGGACGGCGTGGTGGGCAACAAGGTGAAGGACGTGACGTCACCGGGCCAGGCGAACACCGACAACATCTACCGCTACGACGCCGCGGGCCGCCAGTACATCTACAACCTCGGCACGCTGTCCCTGTCGATCAACACCAGCTACGTGGTCCGCACCCGGATCGACGACGGATCGGTCCACGACGTGATCATCTCGATCATCAAGTAG
- a CDS encoding TRAP transporter large permease subunit, whose protein sequence is MSSLWSDSPEILAGTGVRRTRERRRAGWRRAALTTENGLLSLFLAAMAIIPIAEIVLRTSAGFGIPGSSAIVQHLTLAIGMLGGAVAAREARLLSLSTGATLLTGWARSAVRVFGGAFATTVSALLCVASVQLVLSERQGGKLLVGSLPLWVVEAMLPLGFALVAWRLLRHSSYSRTGRGMTLLLVAIALYLMVRPPLPPAQLVVPAFVALVLATAVGAPVFTALGGAALILFWGEGVPIASIPVETYRLVVSPTLPTIPLFTLAGYFFAEGGASKRLVRVFQALAGWIRGGPAIATVLVCAFFTSFTGASGVTILALGGLLMPVLLAARCSEKDSLGLLTAGGSLGLLFPPSLPVILYGIVAHTPIDRMFLGGFLPGVLMLLLAGWWGSRRAGGAAGGRRFDRREAWAAVLEAKWELLLPIVVLVGLYGGFATLVEAAALTALYAFVVEAFVYRDLKLRSDLLHTMTECGVLVGGVLLILGVALGFTSYLVDAEVPARAVTWVKGAIDSPLVFLLVLNLFLLVVGCLMDIFSAIVVVAPLIVPMGEAFGIDPVHLGIIFLANMELGYLTPPVGMNLFLSSYRFDKPLLEVYRAVVPMLLVLLAGVLVITYVPALTTALPEWLGR, encoded by the coding sequence ATGAGCTCTCTCTGGAGCGACTCACCCGAGATCCTCGCCGGCACGGGGGTGAGGCGCACGCGCGAGCGCCGCCGGGCCGGCTGGCGACGGGCGGCGCTCACCACCGAGAACGGCCTCCTGTCCCTGTTCCTCGCCGCGATGGCGATCATCCCGATCGCCGAAATCGTGCTGCGCACTTCGGCGGGGTTCGGCATCCCCGGATCGAGCGCGATCGTGCAGCACCTGACTCTCGCCATCGGCATGCTGGGAGGCGCCGTGGCGGCGCGCGAGGCGCGTCTCCTCTCGCTGTCGACCGGCGCGACGCTCCTGACCGGGTGGGCGCGCTCCGCGGTGCGCGTCTTCGGCGGCGCGTTCGCGACCACGGTCTCCGCGCTCCTGTGCGTCGCGAGCGTGCAGCTCGTCCTGTCCGAGCGTCAGGGCGGGAAGCTCCTGGTCGGCAGCCTGCCGCTCTGGGTCGTCGAGGCGATGCTCCCGCTGGGGTTCGCCCTGGTCGCCTGGCGCCTCCTGCGGCACTCATCCTACTCAAGGACCGGACGGGGCATGACGCTGCTGCTCGTCGCCATCGCTCTCTACCTCATGGTGCGACCGCCCCTGCCGCCCGCGCAGCTCGTCGTGCCGGCCTTCGTGGCGCTCGTCCTGGCGACGGCCGTGGGCGCACCGGTGTTCACGGCGCTGGGAGGCGCGGCCCTGATCCTGTTCTGGGGGGAAGGGGTGCCGATCGCGTCGATCCCGGTCGAGACCTACAGGCTCGTCGTGTCGCCCACCCTGCCGACGATCCCCCTGTTCACCCTGGCCGGGTATTTCTTCGCGGAAGGGGGGGCCTCGAAGCGCCTGGTGCGCGTCTTCCAGGCCCTGGCCGGCTGGATCCGGGGCGGGCCGGCGATCGCCACGGTCCTGGTGTGCGCCTTCTTCACCTCGTTCACCGGGGCCTCCGGTGTCACCATCCTTGCCCTGGGAGGTCTCCTGATGCCGGTGCTCCTGGCGGCGCGCTGCTCCGAGAAGGACTCGCTCGGCCTGTTGACGGCGGGGGGATCGCTGGGGCTTCTGTTCCCGCCGAGCCTGCCCGTGATCCTTTACGGCATCGTGGCGCACACCCCGATCGACCGGATGTTCCTGGGAGGATTTCTGCCGGGAGTGCTGATGCTCCTGCTTGCCGGCTGGTGGGGAAGCCGCCGGGCCGGCGGGGCAGCCGGGGGACGGCGATTCGACCGGCGCGAGGCGTGGGCTGCCGTCCTCGAGGCCAAATGGGAGCTGCTCCTGCCGATCGTCGTCCTCGTCGGGCTTTACGGAGGGTTCGCCACCCTGGTCGAGGCGGCGGCCCTGACCGCCCTGTACGCCTTCGTCGTGGAGGCCTTCGTGTACCGCGACCTGAAGCTCAGGAGCGACCTGTTGCACACCATGACCGAATGCGGTGTCCTGGTCGGCGGGGTGCTGCTCATTCTCGGCGTGGCGCTCGGGTTCACGTCCTACCTGGTGGACGCCGAGGTCCCGGCGCGCGCCGTGACCTGGGTAAAGGGGGCGATCGACTCGCCCCTCGTGTTCCTCCTGGTACTCAACCTGTTCCTGCTCGTCGTGGGGTGCCTCATGGACATCTTCTCGGCGATCGTCGTCGTGGCCCCCCTGATCGTCCCGATGGGGGAGGCGTTCGGCATCGACCCGGTCCACCTCGGGATCATCTTCCTGGCCAACATGGAGCTCGGCTACCTGACGCCGCCCGTCGGGATGAACCTGTTCCTGTCCTCCTACCGTTTCGACAAGCCGCTTCTCGAGGTCTACCGCGCCGTCGTGCCGATGCTCCTGGTCCTCCTGGCGGGGGTCCTGGTCATCACCTACGTCCCCGCCCTGACCACGGCGCTGCCGGAGTGGCTGGGAAGATAG
- the dctP gene encoding TRAP transporter substrate-binding protein DctP — protein MAGPAAARLAIAGLLGSAGFGPVAADPPVVLKMGTSAPEGSSWHQIFKEMGDKWKQAPGGGVTLRIYPGGVLGDEPDLVRKMRVGQIQAAALTSVGLSDIDESAAALTIPMLYRSYEELDHVREGLRPALERRLEEKDFVVLNWGDAGWVMFFAKEPFRTPDDVRKMKLFVWAGDNEAVDVWKASGFHPVPLAATDILPGLQSGLINAFDTTPLLALASQWFGPAPYMLDLKWAPLVGATVVTRKAWDRVPAPARPVLLKAAADAGERLRGEIRAGNEQAIEAMKKRGLKVIPSSPEIEAAWRRAAETAYPRIRGPIVPDKVFDEALRLRNAYRSSALKPAGGGPGG, from the coding sequence ATGGCAGGACCGGCCGCCGCACGCCTGGCGATTGCGGGGCTTCTCGGCAGCGCCGGCTTCGGCCCCGTCGCGGCCGATCCTCCGGTCGTCCTGAAGATGGGGACGAGCGCGCCGGAGGGCTCCTCCTGGCACCAGATCTTCAAGGAGATGGGGGACAAGTGGAAGCAGGCGCCCGGCGGAGGGGTCACGCTGCGCATCTACCCCGGCGGGGTCCTCGGGGACGAGCCCGACCTGGTGCGCAAGATGCGCGTGGGGCAGATCCAGGCGGCCGCCCTGACGTCGGTGGGCCTCTCGGACATCGACGAATCGGCGGCGGCCCTCACGATCCCGATGCTGTACCGCTCGTACGAGGAGCTCGACCACGTGCGCGAAGGGCTGCGCCCCGCCCTCGAGCGGCGCCTCGAAGAGAAGGACTTCGTGGTGCTGAACTGGGGCGACGCCGGGTGGGTGATGTTCTTCGCCAAGGAGCCCTTTCGGACCCCGGACGACGTCCGGAAGATGAAGCTCTTCGTGTGGGCCGGCGACAACGAGGCGGTCGACGTGTGGAAGGCCTCCGGGTTCCACCCGGTCCCTCTGGCGGCAACCGATATCCTGCCCGGCCTTCAATCCGGCCTGATCAACGCCTTCGACACGACGCCTCTGCTGGCTCTGGCGTCGCAGTGGTTCGGTCCGGCGCCCTACATGCTCGACCTGAAATGGGCGCCCCTCGTCGGCGCCACGGTCGTGACGCGGAAGGCGTGGGACAGGGTCCCGGCGCCGGCGCGGCCCGTGCTGCTGAAGGCGGCGGCGGATGCGGGTGAGAGGCTGCGGGGAGAGATCCGGGCCGGGAACGAGCAGGCGATCGAAGCGATGAAGAAGCGCGGTCTCAAGGTCATCCCGAGCTCGCCCGAGATCGAGGCAGCCTGGCGACGCGCGGCCGAGACCGCCTATCCCCGGATCCGCGGCCCCATCGTGCCGGACAAGGTGTTCGACGAGGCGCTGCGCCTGCGCAACGCCTACCGCTCGTCCGCGCTGAAACCGGCGGGAGGCGGACCGGGCGGATGA
- a CDS encoding TRAP transporter TatT component family protein has protein sequence MRLPAGALLLTGACALAVGNACSMRTFAINRLGDALAESGATYASDNDPTLVREALPFALKLIESLLDQSPRHRGLLLAAAGGFTQYTYAFVQEEADEAEDEDMAAAATLRERARKLYLRARDYGLRGLEVRHDGIAPALRSGSVAAAAQAERDDVPLLYWTAAAWGGAIAMKKDDPELLADLPVVEALMKRGLALDPAFDHGAIHEFLIAFEGGRSEAMGGSVERARAHFREALRLSGGMRAAPLVDLAETVAVRLQDRAEFEDLLKRALAIDADARPEWRLANLSMQRRARWLLARADQLFVIQEPLG, from the coding sequence ATGAGGCTCCCAGCCGGAGCGCTCCTCCTGACCGGCGCCTGCGCCCTGGCCGTGGGGAACGCCTGCTCCATGAGGACCTTCGCCATCAACCGGCTGGGGGACGCCCTGGCCGAAAGCGGCGCCACCTACGCGTCCGACAACGACCCGACGCTCGTCCGCGAGGCGCTTCCGTTCGCGCTCAAGCTCATCGAAAGCCTCCTCGACCAGAGCCCGAGGCATCGGGGACTGCTCCTGGCGGCGGCGGGAGGATTCACGCAGTACACGTACGCCTTCGTCCAGGAGGAGGCGGACGAGGCGGAAGACGAAGACATGGCGGCGGCCGCGACACTGCGGGAGCGGGCGCGCAAGCTCTACCTCCGGGCCCGGGACTACGGCCTGCGGGGGCTCGAGGTCCGCCACGACGGCATCGCCCCGGCGCTGCGCTCCGGGAGCGTGGCGGCCGCGGCGCAGGCGGAGCGCGACGATGTGCCCCTGCTCTACTGGACGGCGGCGGCCTGGGGCGGGGCGATCGCCATGAAGAAGGACGACCCCGAGCTGCTGGCCGACCTCCCCGTCGTCGAGGCCCTCATGAAGCGGGGCCTGGCGCTCGACCCGGCGTTCGATCATGGCGCCATCCACGAATTCCTGATCGCCTTCGAGGGCGGCCGGTCGGAGGCGATGGGGGGATCGGTCGAGCGGGCGCGGGCGCATTTCCGGGAAGCGCTCCGGCTTTCGGGCGGAATGCGGGCCGCCCCCCTGGTGGATCTGGCGGAGACCGTGGCGGTGCGCCTGCAGGACCGCGCCGAATTCGAGGATCTGCTGAAGCGGGCGCTGGCGATCGACGCCGATGCGCGCCCCGAGTGGCGGCTCGCCAACCTGTCGATGCAGAGGCGAGCCCGCTGGCTTCTGGCGCGCGCCGACCAGCTGTTCGTCATCCAGGAGCCTCTCGGATGA